A segment of the Streptomyces sp. P9-A2 genome:
TAAGAGGGGAAGCCATGCAGCACGGTCCCGCGGTACGCCGCCGGAAACTGGGCGCCGAACTGCGCTCGCTGCGCACGTCGGCAGGGTTCACCAGTGGGGAGGCGGCCCGGCTGGTGGGCTGGCACCAGTCGAAGGTGAGCCGCATCGAGACGGGCACGAGCGGAGTGAAACCGGCCGATGTGCGGTTACTGCTCGACGCCTACGGCCTGGCCGATGCCCAGTTGAGGGAGTTGCTGCTGGTGCTGGCGGGATCCGACGACAACGGCGGACGGCACCACTGGTGGCATGCGTACCGCGGGGTGCTGCCGCCCACCTACCGGGACTTCATCAGCCTGGAGTCCCAGGCCGGCGCCATGCGGACCCTGGAGACCACGGTGGTTCCCGGACTGCTGCAGACACCCGAGTACGCGCGGGCGGTGACCGAGGCCGCATTGGAGGGCGTCTCCGAGGAGCGGCTGGACACGCTGGTGGAGGTGCGGCTGGCCAGGCAGGACGTCCTGCGGGCGGATCCGCCGCTGGAGTTGAGCGCGGTCCTGGACGAGGCGGTGCTGCGACGGCAGGTCGGCGGTCCCGGCGTCATGACCCGTCAGCTGGAACGGCTGGTGGAAGCGGCGCGCCTCCCCCAAGTAAGGCTCCAGGTACTGCCGTTCACAGCCGGGGCGCACATCGGCGTCACCGGGCCTTTCGTAATCTTCTCATTTTCGCGCACTTCTGATCTGGATGTTGTAGTTCTCGACCACTTGACGAGTAGCCTCTATCTGGAGTGGAAAGAAGACCTCCGGGCGTACTCGGAGGCTTTCAACGCCCTCTCGGTCCACGCCCTTTCGCCAGAGGACTCGTTGGATTTCATCGCCGGGACAGCTGCCGGCGTGTAAGGAGGCACGATGCCCGCTCCGCCTCGGACCCTTCCCTCCAGCACCGATCTGCACGGTGTGCGGTGGCTGCGCAGCAGCTACAGCACGGGCGCGAACAACTGCGTGGAGACGGCCCGGCCGGCCTTCGGCCCCGGAGCCGGACTGCTCGCCGTGCGCGATTCCAAGAACCCGGCCGGACCCGCGCTGCTCATCTCCCCCGGGAGCTGGGCGGAGTTCGTGGCCGCGGTTCACTGACCCACCGGTCCGCCGGCACCCACCCGACCGTTCGTCATCGGGCGACTCACGGCCGTGTCCCGCCGACTCATGGCCGCGTGTCGCCGATCACCTGTACAGCGCGTTCGATCTCGGCCCCGGACAGGTCCGCGCGGGCGGTCAGTCTGAGCCGTGAGATGCCGTCGGGCACGGAAGGAGGGCGGAAGCAGCCCACGGACAGGCCGGCCGCCCGGCAGTCGGCCGCCCATCGCACGGCCTGCTCCGGGGACGGGGCACGCACCGAGACGACCGCGGCGTCGGGACGTACGGCTTCGAGGCCCGCGGCCGTCAGCCGGTGGTGCAGGTCGCGCGCCACCGCGCCCGCCCGCGCCGCACGTCCGGGTTCGCGGCGCAACAACCGCAGGGCCGCGAGCGCGGCTCCCGCGGCCGCCGGTGCCAGGCCCGTGTCGAAGATGAACGTCCGGGCCGTGTTGACCAGATGCTCGACGACCCGCGCCGGGCCGAGCACCGCTCCGCCCTGGCTGCCGAGCGACTTGGACAGCGTGAGCGTCACCACGACGTCCTCGGCGCCGGCGAGCCCCGCCGCGTGCGGGGCGCCGCGTCCGCCGTCACCGAGCACCCCGAGGCCGTGGGCGTCGTCGAGCACCAGTCCCGCGCCGTGCTCACGGCACGCCCCCGCCAGCGCGGCGAGCGGAGCGGCGTCCCCGTCGACCGAGAAGACCGTGTCGGACACGGCCACGGCGGCTCCGTCGTGCCCGCTCAGCGCCTTGCGCACAGCATCCGGTTCGGCGTGCGCCACGACCTGCGTCCTGCCCCGGGCCAGCCGGCAGCCGTCGATCAGGGAGGCGTGGTTGCCCGCGTCGGACACGATCAGGGCGCCGTGCGGGGCGAGCGCGGTGACGGCCGCGAGGTTGGCCGCGTATCCGGAGGAGAGGACGAGGGCCGCCTCGAAGCCGCAGAAGTCGGCCAGTTCGCGTTCCAGCTCGGTGTGCAGCTCGGTGGTGCCGGTGACGAGCCGGGACCCGGTGGCCCCGCCGCCCCAGGTCCGCGCGGCCCGCGCCGCGCCCTCGGCCACTTCCGGGTGACGGGCGAGGCCCAGGTAGTCGTTGCTCGCCAGGTCCAGGAGCGGCGCGTCGGCGGCCCGCGGGCGCAGCGTCCGTACGAGCCCGGCCCGGCGGCGCAGCTCCGCCTGCTCGTCGATCCAGCCGAACGCCATGGGTCCTCCGGTGATTTTGCAGGCAATGAACAGACAGTAGCGGGGCGGCCTCCGGACCACAGTGTGGCCATGCCCACAGCCGACAGCGCCTCTGTTGTACGAACCGTCCTTGGCCGGGGCGGCCGAATAGGACAGGATCGGCTTTCATGGACCTGCTGAACACGCTGGTGGACAAGGGGCTGCGGCGCGAGACGCCGACCCGTGAGGAAGCGCTGGCCGTCCTCGGGACGTCCGACGACGATCTGCTCGATGTGGTGGCCGCGGCCGGAAAGGTGCGGCGGCACTGGTTCGGGCGGCGGGTGAAACTCAACTATCTGGTCAACCTCAAGTCCGGCCTGTGCCCGGAGGACTGCTCCTACTGTTCCCAGCGGCTCGGTTCGAAGGCCGACATCCTGAAGTACACCTGGCTCAAACCCGGCCAGGCCTCGCAGGCGGCCGCGGCCGGACTGGCGGGCGGCGCCAAACGGGTGTGCCTGGTGGCCAGCGGCCGCGGTCCGACCGACCGTGACGTGGACCGTGTCTCCGACACGATCAGGGCGATCAAGGAGGGCAACGAGGGCGTCGAGGTGTGCGCCTGCCTCGGACTGCTCTCCGAGGGGCAGGCGGAGCGGCTGCGCGAGGCGGGCGCGGACGCCTACAACCACAACCTCAACACCTCCGAGGCCACCTACGGGGACATCACCACCACCCATACGTACGCCGACCGGGTGGACACCGTGCACAAGGCGCACGCGGCCGGTCTGTCCGCCTGTTCCGGTCTGATCGCCGGCATGGGTGAGAGCGACGCGGACCTGGTCGACGTGGTCTTCGCACTGCGCGAGCTGGACCCGGACTCGGTGCCGGTGAACTTCCTGATCCCGTTCGAGGGCACGCCGCTCGCGAAGGAATGGAACCTCAGCCCGCAGCGGTGCCTGAGGATCCTGGCGATGGTGCGGTTCGTGTGCCCGGACGTCGAGGTGCGGATCGCGGGTGGCCGGGAGGTGCATCTGCGTACCATGCAGCCGCTCGCGCTGCACCTGGCCAACTCGATCTTCCTCGGGGACTACCTCACCAGCGAGGGCCAGGCGGGCCGGGCCGACCTGGAGATGATCGCGGACGCCGGGTTCGAGGTGGAGGGCACCGACCGGGTGACACTGCCAAAACACCGGGCGGCGGGCACGGGCGGGTGCGGGTCCCACAAGAACGGCGGCGGGTGCGGGTCCCACGGGGACGGCGGCGGGTGCGGGTCGACGTCCTCCGGCGCGGGGGTGTGCGGGGGCGCGGAGGCGTCCTCGGGCGTGGGCGCAGGCGCAGAGACGGAGGGGTCCTCGGGCCCGGGGGCGGTCACAGAGAGGGCAGGCCCGGCCGACGGGCCGCGTACCGATCTCGTCGCCGTCCGCCGGCGGGGTACCGGAACGGATCTCGCGCCCAATGCCTGAGTGGTCCGTACCCGAACTGCTCGAGCTGGACCGGCGGCACGTCTGGCATCCGTACGGGCCCATGCCGGGCCGCGGGGAACCGCTCGTCGTGGAATCGGCGAGCGGGGTCCGGCTGAGGCTCGCCGACGGCTCGGGCGAGCTGGTCGACGGGATGTCGTCCTGGTGGTCGGCGATCCACGGCTACAACCACCCGGTGCTGAACGAGGCCGCGCGCGACCAGCTCGGGCGGATGAGCCATGTGATGTTCGGCGGGCTCACGCACGAGCCCGCCGTCCGGCTGGCGAAGCTCCTTGTCGACATGTCACCCGACGGCCTCGAGCATGTCTTCCTCGCCGACTCGGGCTCGGTGTCGGTCGAGGTGGCCGTCAAGATGTGCCTGCAGTACTGGCGTTCGCTCGGGCGGCCCGAGAAGCGGCGGTTGCTGACGTGGCGGGGCGGCTACCACGGCGACACCTGGCAGCCGATGTCGGTCTGCGATCCCGAGGGCGGGATGCACGAGCTGTGGGCCGGGGTGCTCCCGGAGCAGGTGTTCGCCGAGGCCCCGCCGGCCGCGTACGAGGAGTCGTACGCCGAGCACCTGTGGGAGCTGATCGGGCGGCATGCCGGGGAACTGGCGGCCGTGATCGTGGAGCCGGTGGTGCAGGGCGCGGGCGGCATGCGCTTCCACTCCCCCGCGTATCTGCGGGTGCTGCGCGAGGCGTGCGACGCGCACGGCGTGCTGCTGGTGTTCGACGAGATCGCGACCGGGTTCGGGCGTACGGGCGCGCTGTTCGCGGCCGGGCACGCGGCGGTGACGCCCGATGTGATGTGCGTGGGCAAGGCGCTGACCGGCGGCTATCTGACTCTGGCGGCGACGCTGTGCACCGCGCGCGTGGCCGACGGCATCTCGCGCGGCGAGGTACCGGTGCTGGCGCACGGTCCGACGTTCATGGGCAATCCGCTGGCGGCCGCCGTGGCCTGCGCCTCGATCGAACTGCTGCTCGGGCAGGACTGGCTCGCGGAGATCAAACGCATCGAGTCGGGCCTGCGGGAGGGACTGGCGCCGGCGGCCGGTCTGCCGGGCGTCCGTGACGTGCGGGTCCTCGGCGCCATCGGCGTCGTCCAGCTCGATCACGACGTGGACATGGAGGCGGCCACACGCGCGGCGGTGCGCCGGGGTGTGTGGCTGCGGCCGTTCCGCGACCTCGTCTACACCATGCCGCCGTACATCACCGGTGACCCGGACGTGGCCCGGATCGCGGACGCGGTGTGCGCGGCGGCCGAGGAGGGATGACATGCCGGTACTGGTGATCACGGGCACGGGCACCGAGGTCGGCAAAACGGTGGTGACGGCCGCGGTCGCCGCGACGGCGCTGGCGGCCGGACGGTCGGTGGCCGTGCTGAAGGCGGCGCAGACCGGGGTGCGGCCGGACGAACCCGGGGACGCCGAGGAGGTCGCACGGCTCGCCGGGGCCGTCACGACCGCCGAACTCGCCCGGTATCCGGACCCGCTGGCGCCCGCCACCGCCGCACGGCGGGCGGGCCGGGCGCCGGTGCGTCCGCACGAGGTGGCCGAGACCGCCGCCAAGCTGGCCGCCGAGCACGATCTGGTGCTCGTGGAGGGCGCGGGCGGGCTGCTCGTCCGGTTCGACGAGGACGGCGGAACGCTGGCGGACGCGGCGGCGCTGTTGTCGGCGCCGGTGCTCGTGGTGGCGGCGGCGGGCCTCGGCACCCTGAACGTGACGGAGCTGACGTCCCGTGAACTGCGCTCGCGCGGGCTCGACCCGGCGGGAGTGGTGATCGGCAGCTGGCCCGCCGAGGCGGGTCTGGCCGCGCGCTGCAACGTGCGGGATCTGCCGGAGGTGACGGGGGCGCCGCTACTGGGCGCGGTGCCGGCCGGTGCGGCAGGCCTGCCGCCGGCCTGCTTCCGCGCGTCGGCGCCACGATGGCTGGCGCCGCGGCTGGACGGCACGTGGGACGTGGCGGAGTTCCGGGGACGGGAGGCCGGCTGATCTCCCGCGCGGCCCCGGTGTTCCGGGCTCCGGCTGCTCAGGCAGCGGCAAGGGGGGCACCGGAGACGGACAAGGTGCCCCTTACACCGGACCCGCGTGATGGTGCCCATACGGGGGATGTCCGGCGTGGGAGCCCTCGCACTACCCTCGGGCTCGACAGGCTCGATCTGCACGGCCCGATGGCCACACGGAGGAGGCGGTCTTGTCCACACCCGCTACGGAGCACGCCCCCGGCCTCGCGTCGGCCGACTCGATCGCGGCCCGCGCCCGCGGGCTGACGAAGGCGTACGGATCCGGTGAGACGACCGTGCTCGCCCTGGACGCGGTGGACGTGGACATCGTCCGCGGCCGGTTCACGGCGGTGATGGGGCCGTCGGGATCGGGAAAGTCGACGCTGATGCACTGTCTGGCCGGGCTCGACACCGTTTCGGCCGGACAGGTGTGGCTCGGTGACACCGAGATCACGGGGCTGAAGGACCGCGAGCTGACGCGTCTGCGACGGGACCGGATCGGTTTCATGTTCCAGTCGTTCAATCTCATCCCGACGCTGAACGCGCTGGAGAACATCACGCTTCCCATGGACATCGCGGGCCGGAAGCCCGACGAGAAGTGGCTGGACCAGGTCATCGACACACTGGGGCTGCGGGACCGGCTCGGGCACCGGCCGGCGCAGCTGTCCGGCGGCCAGCAGCAGCGCGTGGCGTGTGCGCGGGCGCTGGCCTCCCGGCCCGAGCTGATCTTCGCGGACGAGCCGACCGGCAATCTCGACTCGCGCGCGGGGCTGGAGGTGCTCGGTTTTCTGCGCGAGGCCGTGGACCGACTGCACCAGACCGTGGTGATGGTCACCCACGACCCCGGCGCCGCCACCCACTCCGATCTGGTGCTGTTCCTGGCCGACGGGCGGATCGTCGACGAGATGGAGCAGCCCACGGCACAGGCGGTACTCGACCGGATGAAACGATTCGACGGGATCCGCGCCCAGCCCGCCGCCGGCGGCCCGGCGCCCGGCCGTGCTTCCGGCCCCACCCCCGACGGTGCCGTACCGGCCGGCGGGCCGGCCCCCGGCAAGGACTGAGATCATGCTGAGGGCGACGCTCAGGAGCTTCCTCGCCCACAAGGGACGACTGCTGCTGTCCGCGCTGGCTGTCGTCCTGTCCGTGGCGTTCGTCGCGGGCAGCCTGATCTTCTCCGACACCGTCGCACGCACCTTCGACCGGCTCTTCGCCTCCACCTCCGCCGACGTGACCGTGTCGCCCCCGAAGGAACTGGAGGCGGCCGTGCCCACCGGCCAGGTCCGGACCGTGCCCGCCTCACTCGCCGAGCGGCTGGCCGCAGTCGAGGGGGTCGGCTCCGCCCGACCGGAGGTCAGGGCCGGGAACATCACGGTCGTCGACAGCGACAACCGGCCGGTGGGGCCGACGACCGGCACACCGACGCGCGCGGTGGGCTGGTCCGCCGACGAACGCAGTGGCGTAGAGCTGGCCTCCGGCCGTGTCCCGCGCGGTGCCGGGGAGGCCGTGCTGGACGCGGACACCGCCGACGCCGAGGCCGTGAAGATCGGCGACACCCTGTCGGTGCAGGCGCAGCCGGGCACCTTCCACGTCGAGATCGTCGGGATCGCCTCCTTCACCACCCCCAACCCGGGCGCGGCCCTCGTCTTCCTCGATCCCCAGGTCGCCGGCGTCGAGCTGCTGGGATCGGCGGACCGGGCCACGAGCATCGCCGTCGAAGCGGGGCCGGGCGTGACCCCCGAGGAGCTCGACCGCCGTGTCACCGAGGCGCTCGGCGCCGGCACCTACCGGGTGGAGACGGCCGACGAACAGGCAGCGACGGCCACCGACGAGCTGGGCGAATTCCTCGTCGTGATCAAGTACGTGATGCTCGGCTTCGCCGGGATCGCCGTGCTCGTCGGCATCTTCCTGATCGTCAACACCTTCTCGATGCTGATCGCGCAGCGCACCCGCGAACTCGGGCTGCTGCGGGCGCTCGGCGCCGACCGGCGGCAGGTGCGCCGCTCGGTGCTCACCGAGGCGGTGCTGCTCGGCCTGTTCGGCTCGACATCGGGCATGGCGGCCGGTATCGGGCTCGCCTACGGGCTGATCCGGCTGATGAGCGTCTTCGGCATGAACCTGAACACCACGGAAATGGTCATCGGGTGGGTCACGCCCGTCACGGCGTATGTGGTCGGGGTCGGGGTCACCTTCGTGGCGGCGTACCTTCCGGCCCGCCGCGCGGCGGAGGTGTCCCCGATGGCTGCCCTCGCCGACGCCGAGATCGCCGGGACGGGCCGGCCGTTGCGGACCCGCGCGGTGGTGGGGTCCGTCGTCGGGGCGCTCGGCGCCGCTGCCCTGGCGGGCTGCGCCATCTCGACCGGGACGGGGCCGGCGGCGTCCCTGCTGGGACTGGGCGTCGTCCTGACCCTGATCGCGACCGTCGTCGCCGGCCCGTTGTTGGTGCGGCCGGTGATCCGGGTGCTGGGCGGGGCCTTCCCCGCCCTGTTCGGGCCGGTAGGGACGATGAGCCGGCGCAACGCCCTGCGCAATCCCCGCCGTACCGGTGCCACCGCCGCCGCGCTGATGGTGGGACTCGCCCTGGTCGGCGGCATGTCGGTGGCCGGCGCCTCCATGTCCCGCTCCTTCGACGAGCAGATCGACAGGACGCTGGGCGCCGATTTCGTCATCCAGAACGCCAACTTCCAGCCGTTCTCCCAGGAGGTCACCGACCGGGTGCGGGACACGGAGGGCGTGGGCGTCCTCGTACGGCAGCGGTTCGCTCCGGTGGCCGTGCGGCTGCCGGACGGGGAGCGGATCGAGACGACCGCCGCCGGGTACGACCACCGGGTCGACGACGTCGCCCGGCTCACCTACGCGAGCGGCGGCACGGCGGCGGCGCTGGCCGACGGCGGCATCGCCATGGACGCCGGATTCGCCGCGGGCCACGGTGTCCGGACGGGCGATGTCATCCCGGTCGAGTTCCCGGGCGGGCGGCGCACCGAGCTGACCGTGGGCGCCCTCACCGACATGGAAAACGGCGAGGGCTTCGGCGTCCAGGGCGGACTGTTCCTCGGTATCGCGGCGGTCGAGAAGTACGTGCCCGGTGGGCAGGACTCCGCGCTGTACGTGAACGCCGCCGACGGCACGAACGCGGATGAGCTCCGTGACCGGCTGGAGACGGCGCTCGACCCGTATCCGCAGGTCCAGGTACGTGACCAGGCCGACTACAAGGACCTCGTGCATGATCAGATCGCGGTCCTGCTGTACCTCGTCTACGCCCTCCTGGGGCTGGCGATCATCATCGCGGTGCTCGGCGTGGTCAACACCCTGACGCTGTCGGTGGTGGAGCGCACCCGGGAGATCGGGCTGCTGCGTGCCATCGGGCTGAGCCGGCGGCAGCTGCGGCGGATGATCCGGCTGGAGGCCGTGGTGATCGCGGTCTTCGGCGCGGTGCTGGGCCTCGTGCTGGGGCTGGTGTGGGGCATCTGCATACACCAGGTGCTGGCACTGCAGGGCATGACCGCGCTCGCGATCCCCTGGGGCACCGTCGTGGCGGTCGTCATCGGTGCGGCGGTGATCGGCATCGTGGCGGCACTCCTGCCGGCCCTGCGCGCGTCGCGGATGAACGTCCTTGAGGCGATCGCGCACGAGTGACACGCGCGGGCGGGCTCCCTGGGTGTGGCCACTCTTGCGGCGTACACGCCCGAACGGGTGGCGTGCCGTCCGGGCAGGACGGACAAAACGAACAGGACGGGCAAGCCGGGCAGGGTGCGGACGTGCGACGCGTCCGGCTCGTGGAATTCCGTGTCGCGGGCCGGGCCCCGTGCTGGGATCTGCGCATGACCGAGCTGCGTATACGGGCCGCGACGCCCGAGGATCTCGACACCGTGCTGGCCTTCTGGAAGGTTGCCGCAGAGGGCACGAGCATCAGCGACGACCGGGAGGTAGTGGAGCGGCTGGTCGCCCGCGATCCCGGGGCGCTGATCCTCGCCGAGCAGGACACGGAGCCGGTCGGCACCGTGATCGCCGGCTTCGACGGGTGAAGGCGGCACCTTCCAACTGCTCTACGACGGGGCGGACCGGAGCGGAAGGTGCGGTTGCTGTACTTCGAGCGGAGGCTGTTCACGAGCGGAGATCACTGCTGCGGAGCAGCGTCTGTCCCAACGTGGGCAGAGTCCTTGCCGCCGGCGAGGCGTTCAGCCGTCCCGCCCACCACAAGGTCGGCACGAAGCCGCGCCGAACTGGATAAATGACAAGCCGAGTGGGCCTTCATGCCGCCCGCGCTGCTCCCCGGGCACGGGCCGGCTGCCACAGCTCGGTGCGCGCCGCCGACACCGAGCGGGCAGTGTCCCAGTAGGGGTGCCACCACAGGCGCGACAACCGCCGCGAGCCGTGCCCCCGATGCGGCAATGTCCTCCGGGCCTGTGCTGCGCTACACGCGCGCGCCGTGCACGTGCCGCGGTTCGGCCAGCAGACCGTAGATGACCAGCACGGACACCGCCATCGTGAACAGAGACCAGAATGGGTAGACCGGAAGGAAGATCATCTGACCGACGAGACAGAGCGCTGCCAGACAGATGCCCGTCAGCCGCGCCGCTCTGGAACCCACGAGCACACCGAGACCCGCCAGGGCCATCACGATGCCGATGGCGACCCAGATCCAGCCCCAAGCCGTGTAGTTGAAGATGAGCAGCCGGTTGCCCTCGGAATAAACGGTCGAGTAGTAGCCATGATTGAAGATCGCCACAAATCCGTTGAGCAGGTTGAAGAGGGCGCTGACCAATAGCAGGATTCCGGCGAAGGCCACCCAGCGCGATCGCTCCATCGGAGGCACGGCACCGTCTGGTGGAGAGGTTTGTTGCTGCATGGGATCCATGAGATGCAGCACCACCGCAGGCCCGCAATCGGTAGGGGCCCGTGGGTGTTGCGCGGCCGCCTGTGCTCTCGGGCGACCGGCTCGTGGGTAACGCGGGCCGATGGCCCTGTCCGCGGCTCCGAGAGGCGCCCGTATATGGCCTGCCGCCCGCGAGCTGTCCGGCATTGCGCCGGACCGGGTGGTGGCCGGGCCTCTCATCAGCGTCTCCGACGGCACCTCCCGGGCCCGGTGACACCACCCCCCAGGTCATGCCTTCGACAGGGGGACACAGTCATGCCGGGCCCGGAGGCCAGCGGCCCTCTTGCAGGACCGCGAAGAAGTTAACGGGGGGCCACGCTGCCTGGGCAACCTGCTCGCTGAGACGGGCGTGCGGGTACGGCGAGCCGGGCGGCATATTGGGGCGGATCCAGGGGCCGCTCCTGACCTGCAATGGAGCGCCGATTGTGGCTCTGATCAGCTGATCTTGCGATGGCGGGCGTTGGCCTCCAGCGGGAGGTTACGAGCTGCGGACCGCACCCCCTGGCAGCTCAGCCGCTCGGCGGCCTGGCTGCGTCCTCCTCGGTGGCGGGTGCGGCGGTCGGCGGCGGGGTCAACCTGAGCGTGAGGACGTAGGAGCCCACGACCGCCACGATCACCAGCGGCATGACGGTAAGCCCTTCTGGGCCCAGAAGCAGTGTGGCCAGCAACAAGGAGGTCATGGGGAGCTTGAGCATCGCCGCCGACATCGCGCCCACGCCCATCGCGAGCCCAGCGGTCACGCCGAGCCCGGGCAGGTGGGAGAGTGCGATGCCTCCGGCTGCGCCCACGAACATGGCGGGGAACACCGGGCCACCTCGGAAAGCTGCCATGGACACGCAGTACGCCACTGCCTTGCAGGCGACGAGCACCACAAGGGCGCCTGCCGAATACTGCGCGTTCGCAGTGAGAAGGGGACCGAGGCCGCTCTGTCCCGAGTACAGGACTTCCGATGCCGGGTGGCCGGTCCACTCCGCGTAGAGCAGGGCGATCACACCGACGACGACGCCCGCGAGCACGGTGGCCGTCAGCCGTCGCGGTTCGACCAGTTTCAGCAGGCAGAGGGAGAGCCACCGAATCCCGACGCCGAGCAGAGCCGCCGCTACCCCGATCAGGAGCGCCCAGCCGAACCCGGCGGCGTCCGGCGCGGCGGCATGGGGGACGTTCGGCAGGGTCAGCGAGTAGGTGCCCAGGCCGGTCCACGAGCCCAAGCCAGTGAAGATGAGCGCACCGATGCCGGAGGCGAGCAATCCGGGCACCAGGACAACGCCGAGCATCGCTCCACCCAAGCCGGACATTTCCATGAGCAGGAACGCTCCGAGCAGCGGTGAGCCGAGCAGGGTGCTGATCGCGGCGAAGCTCCCGGAGGCTCCCACGACGGTGGTCGCCTGCTTCGGGAACGACTTTCGCGTCAGTCGCAGCACGGCCACGGCGAGG
Coding sequences within it:
- a CDS encoding chloride channel protein is translated as MTSPSRPGEPDGKPLAAATDPLSLVRSRGYAVLLLIAAVLGVPISAAAFGFLALVNKLQSLTYTDLPKALGFHDTPNWWPVPLLAVAGLLVGPIVRYLPGNGGHEPAHGFVASGPTPTVNLPGVALAALASLGLGAVIGPEAPLIALGSGLAVAVLRLTRKSFPKQATTVVGASGSFAAISTLLGSPLLGAFLLMEMSGLGGAMLGVVLVPGLLASGIGALIFTGLGSWTGLGTYSLTLPNVPHAAAPDAAGFGWALLIGVAAALLGVGIRWLSLCLLKLVEPRRLTATVLAGVVVGVIALLYAEWTGHPASEVLYSGQSGLGPLLTANAQYSAGALVVLVACKAVAYCVSMAAFRGGPVFPAMFVGAAGGIALSHLPGLGVTAGLAMGVGAMSAAMLKLPMTSLLLATLLLGPEGLTVMPLVIVAVVGSYVLTLRLTPPPTAAPATEEDAARPPSG